One window of Streptomyces sp. FIT100 genomic DNA carries:
- a CDS encoding protein-tyrosine-phosphatase, producing the protein MTAPEGRGIGGTEHNAFRILHVSTGNVCRSPITERLTRHALSHRLGDSIAGGLIVESAGTWGHEGAPMEPNAETVLTDFGADPSGFVGRELLDEHVICADLVLTATRDHRAQVISMGHSAGLRTFTLKEFTRLVRAIDPATLPDPLDDGVVERARALVRAAAALRGWLLAPSAEADEVYDPYGAPITFFRSIGEEIHQALDPVVTALTGVPARS; encoded by the coding sequence TTGACAGCCCCTGAGGGGCGTGGCATAGGCGGTACGGAGCACAACGCCTTCCGCATCCTCCACGTCAGCACCGGCAACGTCTGCCGCTCGCCGATCACCGAGCGGCTGACGCGGCATGCCCTGAGCCACCGTCTGGGCGACTCGATCGCCGGCGGGCTGATCGTGGAGAGTGCGGGCACCTGGGGCCACGAGGGTGCCCCCATGGAGCCCAACGCCGAGACGGTCCTCACCGACTTCGGTGCGGACCCGAGCGGCTTCGTCGGGCGCGAGCTGCTCGACGAGCACGTCATCTGCGCGGACCTGGTCCTGACGGCGACCCGCGACCACCGGGCCCAGGTCATCTCGATGGGCCACTCGGCGGGCCTGCGCACCTTCACGCTGAAGGAGTTCACCCGCCTGGTGCGCGCGATAGACCCGGCGACGCTGCCGGACCCGCTCGACGACGGTGTCGTCGAGCGCGCCCGCGCGCTGGTACGGGCCGCGGCGGCGCTGCGCGGATGGCTGCTCGCGCCGAGCGCGGAGGCGGACGAGGTGTACGACCCGTACGGGGCCCCGATCACCTTCTTCCGCTCGATCGGCGAGGAGATCCACCAGGCGCTGGACCCGGTGGTCACCGCCCTGACGGGCGTACCCGCCCGCTCCTGA
- the atpB gene encoding F0F1 ATP synthase subunit A, giving the protein MKEPAVSADPTQVLAFETDCHIFDGCGFPAPGLHSFLFEPIFGDADSTFGYFNKTMLLALLGTVIIVAFFWAAFRKPKVVPGKLQMVAEAGYDFVRRGIVYETLGKKEGEKYVPFMVSLFFFVWMLNLWSIIPVAQFPVTAIIAYPAALAAIVYVIWMSVTFKRHGFVGGFKNLTGYDKSLGPVLPMVMVIEFFSNVLVRPFTHAVRLFANMFAGHTLLLLFTIASWYLLNGIGIAYAGVSFVMVLVMTLFELFIQAVQAYVFVLLACSFIQGALAEHH; this is encoded by the coding sequence CTGAAGGAGCCCGCGGTGAGTGCTGACCCGACGCAGGTGCTCGCCTTCGAGACCGACTGTCACATCTTCGATGGATGCGGCTTTCCGGCTCCGGGCCTGCATTCGTTCCTCTTCGAGCCGATCTTCGGTGACGCAGACAGCACCTTCGGCTATTTCAACAAGACGATGCTGCTCGCCCTCCTGGGCACCGTCATCATCGTCGCTTTCTTCTGGGCCGCCTTCCGCAAGCCGAAGGTCGTCCCCGGCAAGCTCCAGATGGTCGCCGAAGCCGGCTACGACTTCGTCCGCCGCGGTATCGTCTACGAGACCCTGGGCAAGAAGGAGGGCGAGAAGTACGTCCCCTTCATGGTGTCGCTGTTCTTCTTCGTCTGGATGCTGAACCTCTGGTCGATCATCCCGGTGGCCCAGTTCCCGGTGACCGCGATCATCGCGTACCCGGCTGCGCTCGCCGCGATCGTCTACGTCATCTGGATGTCGGTGACCTTCAAGCGTCACGGCTTCGTCGGCGGCTTCAAGAACCTCACGGGCTACGACAAGTCCCTCGGCCCGGTTCTGCCGATGGTCATGGTCATCGAGTTCTTCTCGAACGTCCTGGTCCGCCCGTTCACCCACGCGGTCCGACTCTTCGCGAACATGTTCGCCGGTCACACCCTGCTGCTGCTGTTCACCATCGCCAGCTGGTACCTGCTGAACGGCATCGGCATCGCCTACGCGGGCGTCTCGTTCGTGATGGTGCTCGTGATGACCCTCTTCGAGCTCTTCATCCAGGCAGTCCAGGCGTATGTGTTCGTCCTCCTGGCCTGCAGCTTCATCCAGGGCGCGCTCGCCGAGCACCACTGA
- the prmC gene encoding peptide chain release factor N(5)-glutamine methyltransferase yields the protein MQSLPGGRPPYPRSLLLAEVAQATQRLADAGVPSPRFDAEELAAFVHGVKRGELHLVKDADFDARYWEAIARREAREPLQHITGRAFFRYLELQVGPGVFVPRPETESVVGWAIDAVRAMDVVEPLVVDLCSGSGAIALAIAQEVPRSRVHAVELSDDAIGWTRKNAEGSRVSVHHGDALAALPELDGQVDLVISNPPYIPLTEWEYVAPEARDHDPQMALFSGEDGLDTIRGIERTAHRLLRPGGLVVVEHADTQGGQVPWIFNEEAGWADAADHPDLNKRPRFATARKAMP from the coding sequence GTGCAGTCGCTCCCCGGGGGACGACCCCCGTACCCCCGCTCCTTGCTGCTTGCCGAGGTGGCCCAGGCCACCCAGCGGCTGGCCGACGCCGGCGTGCCCTCACCCCGCTTCGACGCGGAGGAGCTCGCCGCCTTCGTCCACGGCGTCAAGCGCGGCGAACTGCATCTGGTCAAGGACGCGGACTTCGACGCCCGCTACTGGGAGGCGATCGCCCGCCGCGAGGCCCGCGAACCGCTCCAGCACATCACCGGGCGCGCCTTCTTCCGCTATCTGGAGCTCCAGGTCGGCCCCGGCGTCTTCGTGCCCCGCCCCGAGACCGAGTCGGTCGTCGGCTGGGCCATAGACGCGGTGCGGGCCATGGACGTCGTCGAGCCGCTCGTCGTCGATCTGTGCTCCGGCTCCGGGGCCATCGCCCTGGCCATCGCGCAGGAGGTCCCGCGCTCGCGCGTGCACGCCGTGGAGCTCTCCGACGACGCCATCGGCTGGACGCGCAAGAACGCCGAGGGGTCCAGGGTCAGCGTCCACCACGGAGACGCTCTCGCCGCACTCCCCGAGCTGGACGGCCAGGTCGACCTGGTCATCTCCAACCCGCCGTACATCCCGCTCACCGAGTGGGAGTACGTCGCCCCCGAGGCCCGTGACCACGACCCGCAGATGGCCCTCTTCTCCGGCGAGGACGGGCTCGACACCATCCGCGGCATCGAGCGCACCGCCCACCGTCTGCTGCGCCCCGGCGGCCTCGTCGTCGTCGAGCACGCCGACACCCAGGGCGGGCAGGTCCCGTGGATCTTCAACGAGGAGGCCGGCTGGGCTGACGCCGCCGACCACCCCGACCTGAACAAGCGGCCGCGGTTCGCGACCGCCCGTAAGGCAATGCCATGA
- the atpA gene encoding F0F1 ATP synthase subunit alpha — protein MAELTIRPEEIRDALENFVQSYKPDAASREEVGTVSLAGDGIAKVEGLPSAMANELLKFEDGTLGLALNLEEREIGAIVLGEFSGIEEGQSVQRTGEVLSVAVGEGYLGRVVDPLGNPIDGLGEIETSGRRALELQAPTVMQRKSVHEPMETGYKAVDAMTPIGRGQRQLIIGDRQTGKTALAVDTIINQRDNWRSGDVNKQVRCIYVAIGQKGSTIASVRGALEEAGALEYTTIVAAPASDPAGFKYLAPYTGSAIGQHWMYEGKHVLIIFDDLSKQADAYRAVSLLLRRPPGREAYPGDVFYLHSRLLERCAKLSDDMGKGSMTGLPIVETKANDVSAFIPTNVISITDGQCFLESDLFNAGQRPALNVGISVSRVGGSAQHKAMKQVSGRLRVDLAQYRELEAFAAFGSDLDAASKASLERGKRMVELLKQAQYAPYSTENQVVSIWAGTNGKMDDVPVEDIRRFEAELLEFLHREQKPLMTSIVEGGKMSDDTLGKIAEQIEVFKKQFETSDGKLLGEDAPAAVNVSK, from the coding sequence ATGGCGGAGCTCACGATCCGGCCGGAGGAGATCCGGGACGCGCTGGAGAACTTCGTCCAGTCGTACAAGCCGGACGCGGCCTCGCGCGAGGAGGTCGGTACGGTCAGCCTTGCCGGCGACGGCATCGCGAAGGTCGAGGGTCTTCCCTCGGCCATGGCCAACGAGCTGCTGAAGTTCGAGGACGGCACCCTCGGCCTCGCCCTCAACCTCGAGGAGCGCGAGATCGGTGCCATCGTCCTTGGTGAGTTCAGCGGCATCGAGGAGGGCCAGTCGGTGCAGCGCACCGGCGAGGTGCTGTCCGTCGCCGTCGGCGAGGGCTACCTCGGCCGCGTCGTCGACCCCCTCGGCAACCCGATCGACGGCCTCGGCGAGATCGAGACCTCGGGCCGCCGCGCCCTTGAGCTGCAGGCCCCCACGGTCATGCAGCGCAAGTCGGTGCACGAGCCGATGGAGACGGGCTACAAGGCCGTCGACGCGATGACCCCGATCGGCCGTGGCCAGCGTCAGCTGATCATCGGTGACCGTCAGACCGGCAAGACCGCCCTGGCCGTCGACACGATCATCAACCAGCGCGACAACTGGCGCTCCGGCGACGTGAACAAGCAGGTCCGCTGCATCTACGTCGCCATCGGCCAGAAGGGCTCCACCATCGCGTCCGTGCGTGGCGCGCTGGAGGAGGCCGGCGCCCTGGAGTACACGACCATCGTCGCCGCCCCGGCGTCCGACCCGGCCGGCTTCAAGTACCTGGCGCCGTACACCGGTTCGGCCATCGGCCAGCACTGGATGTACGAGGGCAAGCACGTCCTGATCATCTTCGACGACCTGTCGAAGCAGGCCGACGCCTACCGTGCCGTGTCCCTGCTGCTGCGCCGCCCGCCGGGCCGTGAGGCGTACCCGGGTGACGTCTTCTACCTGCACTCCCGCCTCCTGGAGCGCTGCGCCAAGCTCTCCGACGACATGGGCAAGGGCTCGATGACGGGTCTCCCGATCGTCGAGACCAAGGCCAACGACGTCTCGGCGTTCATCCCGACCAACGTCATCTCCATCACCGACGGCCAGTGCTTCCTGGAGTCCGACCTGTTCAACGCCGGTCAGCGTCCGGCCCTGAACGTCGGTATCTCGGTCTCCCGAGTCGGTGGCTCCGCCCAGCACAAGGCCATGAAGCAGGTCTCCGGCCGTCTGCGCGTGGACCTCGCCCAGTACCGCGAGCTGGAGGCGTTCGCCGCCTTCGGTTCCGACCTGGACGCCGCGTCGAAGGCGTCGCTGGAGCGCGGTAAGCGCATGGTCGAGCTGCTGAAGCAGGCGCAGTACGCCCCGTACTCCACCGAGAACCAGGTCGTCTCCATCTGGGCCGGCACCAACGGCAAGATGGACGACGTCCCGGTCGAGGACATCCGCCGCTTCGAGGCCGAGCTGCTCGAGTTCCTGCACCGTGAGCAGAAGCCCCTGATGACCTCCATCGTCGAGGGCGGCAAGATGTCGGACGACACGCTCGGCAAGATCGCGGAGCAGATCGAGGTCTTCAAGAAGCAGTTCGAGACGTCGGACGGCAAGCTGCTGGGCGAGGACGCTCCGGCCGCCGTCAACGTCTCGAAGTGA
- the rpmE gene encoding 50S ribosomal protein L31, whose amino-acid sequence MKRDIHPTYVETQVSCTCGASFTTRSTIEAGTIRAEVCSECHPFYTGKQKILDTGGRVARFEARFGKAAGSAKK is encoded by the coding sequence TTGAAGCGCGACATCCACCCCACGTACGTCGAGACCCAGGTGAGCTGCACCTGCGGCGCGTCGTTCACCACCCGCAGCACGATCGAGGCCGGCACCATCCGTGCCGAGGTCTGCTCCGAGTGCCACCCGTTCTACACGGGCAAGCAGAAGATCCTCGACACCGGTGGCCGTGTGGCCCGCTTCGAGGCCCGCTTCGGCAAGGCTGCCGGCTCCGCCAAGAAGTAG
- the glyA gene encoding serine hydroxymethyltransferase: protein MPVSSAATTAPSAISATSTSTSASTSIAAAAAADFDALRRQDPELAEVILGETARQSDSLQLIAAENFTSPAVLAALGSPLANKYAEGYPGARHHGGCELVDAAERIAVDRATALFGAEHANVQPHSGSSAVLAAYAALLRPGDTVLAMGLAFGGHLTHGSPANFSGRWFSFVPYGVDAETGLLDYDQIRRLARENRPKAIVCGSISYPRHPDYAAFREIADEVGAYLIADAAHPIGLVAGGVAPSPVPYADVVCATTHKVLRGPRGGMLLCGSHLAERIDRAVFPFTQGGAQMHTIAAKAVAFGEASTPAYASYTHLVVANAKVLADALAAEGFAITTGGTDTHLITADPAPLGVDGRTARGRLSAAGMVLDTCALPYGDGRGIRLGTAALTTQGMGQGEMARIAVLFSAALRAEGEEIRRVREEVRELAGRFPPY from the coding sequence ATGCCGGTCAGCAGCGCAGCCACCACCGCACCTTCTGCCATCTCCGCAACTTCGACCTCGACCTCGGCCTCGACTTCGATCGCGGCCGCGGCGGCCGCGGACTTCGACGCTCTGCGCCGGCAGGACCCCGAGCTCGCCGAGGTGATCCTGGGCGAGACCGCCAGGCAGTCCGACAGCCTCCAGCTCATCGCCGCCGAGAACTTCACCTCGCCCGCCGTCCTCGCCGCCCTCGGCTCCCCGCTCGCCAACAAGTACGCCGAGGGCTACCCCGGCGCCCGCCACCACGGCGGCTGCGAGCTCGTGGACGCCGCCGAGCGGATCGCCGTCGACCGGGCCACCGCGCTCTTCGGCGCCGAGCACGCCAATGTGCAGCCGCACTCGGGCTCCTCCGCCGTCCTCGCGGCCTACGCGGCGCTGCTGCGGCCGGGCGACACCGTGCTCGCGATGGGCCTTGCCTTCGGCGGGCATCTCACCCACGGCTCCCCGGCGAACTTCTCCGGCCGCTGGTTCTCGTTCGTCCCGTACGGCGTCGACGCCGAGACCGGACTCCTCGACTACGACCAGATCCGCCGACTCGCCCGCGAAAATCGACCGAAAGCCATCGTCTGCGGCTCGATCTCATACCCACGCCACCCCGACTACGCCGCGTTCCGCGAGATCGCCGACGAAGTGGGCGCGTATCTCATCGCCGACGCCGCCCATCCGATCGGCCTGGTCGCCGGGGGAGTGGCGCCGAGCCCCGTCCCGTACGCCGACGTCGTCTGCGCCACCACCCACAAGGTGCTCCGCGGCCCGCGCGGCGGCATGCTCCTGTGCGGCAGCCATCTGGCCGAGCGCATCGACCGGGCGGTCTTCCCCTTCACCCAGGGCGGCGCCCAGATGCACACCATCGCCGCCAAGGCCGTCGCCTTCGGCGAGGCGTCGACGCCGGCCTACGCCTCCTACACCCACCTGGTCGTCGCCAACGCCAAGGTCCTCGCCGACGCACTGGCCGCGGAGGGCTTCGCGATCACCACCGGCGGCACCGACACCCATCTCATCACCGCGGACCCCGCTCCGCTGGGCGTGGACGGGCGCACGGCCCGCGGCCGGCTGAGCGCCGCCGGAATGGTCCTGGACACCTGCGCGCTGCCGTACGGGGACGGCCGCGGCATCCGGCTCGGCACCGCGGCCCTCACCACCCAGGGGATGGGCCAGGGCGAGATGGCCCGGATCGCGGTCCTCTTCAGTGCCGCGCTGCGGGCGGAGGGCGAGGAGATCCGACGCGTACGTGAAGAAGTACGGGAACTGGCCGGACGCTTTCCGCCGTATTAG
- a CDS encoding MraY family glycosyltransferase: MRDYLLTLCVTAAVTYLLTGPVRKFAIATGAMPEIRARDVHREPTPRLGGIAMFFGLCAGLLVADHLSNLNSVFELSNEPRALLSGAALIWLIGVLDDKFEIDALIKLGAQMIAAGVMVVQGLTILWLPIPGIGTVALTQWQGTLLTVALVVITINAVNFVDGLDGLAAGMVCIATAAFFLYAYRIWFSYGIEAAAPATLFAAILMGMCLGFLPHNMHPARIFMGDSGSMLIGLVLAASAISVTGQVDPDALKLFEGGTREATHAALPVFIPLLLPLTIIAIPVADLLLAIVRRTWSGKSPFAADRGHLHHRLLEIGHSHSRAVLIMYFWSALFAFGVVLYSVHSASMWIVFAIVVLSAVGLVLLLLPRFTPRAPRWAEAFVPPRYRRRRPQALPAAPPCEGMADADAAEEAPEERVPVPAGINGATAIGARSRFTDRRKAGTPS; encoded by the coding sequence GTGCGTGATTACCTGCTGACGCTCTGTGTCACGGCCGCGGTGACCTATCTGCTGACCGGTCCGGTGCGGAAGTTCGCCATTGCGACCGGGGCGATGCCGGAGATCCGTGCCCGCGACGTACACCGAGAACCGACTCCGCGGCTCGGTGGCATCGCCATGTTCTTCGGTCTGTGCGCGGGGCTGCTCGTCGCGGACCACCTGTCGAACCTGAACAGCGTCTTCGAGCTCTCCAACGAGCCGCGCGCGCTGCTCTCCGGTGCCGCCCTGATCTGGCTGATCGGCGTCCTGGACGACAAGTTCGAGATCGACGCCCTGATCAAGCTGGGCGCACAGATGATCGCCGCGGGTGTGATGGTGGTGCAGGGTCTGACGATCCTGTGGCTGCCGATCCCGGGCATCGGGACGGTCGCGCTCACCCAGTGGCAGGGCACGCTCCTGACCGTCGCCCTGGTGGTCATCACCATCAACGCGGTGAACTTCGTGGACGGACTCGACGGCCTCGCCGCCGGCATGGTCTGCATCGCCACCGCGGCGTTCTTCCTGTACGCGTACCGGATCTGGTTCAGCTACGGGATCGAAGCCGCGGCCCCCGCAACCCTCTTCGCCGCGATCCTGATGGGCATGTGCCTGGGCTTCCTGCCGCACAACATGCACCCGGCGCGGATCTTCATGGGCGACTCCGGCTCGATGCTCATCGGACTGGTGCTGGCCGCGTCCGCGATCTCGGTGACCGGCCAGGTCGACCCGGACGCGCTGAAGCTCTTCGAGGGCGGTACGCGCGAGGCCACGCACGCGGCGCTGCCGGTCTTCATCCCGCTGCTGCTGCCGCTGACGATCATCGCGATCCCGGTCGCCGACCTGCTGCTGGCGATCGTCCGCCGCACCTGGAGCGGCAAGTCGCCCTTCGCGGCCGACCGCGGCCACCTCCACCACCGGCTCCTGGAGATCGGCCACTCGCACAGCCGGGCCGTGCTGATCATGTACTTCTGGTCGGCGCTGTTCGCCTTCGGCGTCGTGCTCTACTCCGTTCACAGCGCGTCCATGTGGATCGTCTTCGCGATCGTGGTACTCAGCGCGGTCGGCCTGGTCCTGCTCCTGCTGCCCCGCTTCACCCCCCGCGCCCCGCGCTGGGCGGAAGCCTTCGTCCCGCCCCGCTACCGCCGCCGCCGTCCGCAGGCGCTGCCGGCCGCGCCGCCGTGCGAGGGCATGGCCGACGCGGACGCGGCCGAGGAAGCTCCGGAGGAGCGCGTTCCGGTACCCGCCGGAATCAACGGGGCAACCGCGATCGGCGCCCGTTCGCGCTTCACGGACCGGCGGAAGGCCGGAACGCCGAGTTGA
- a CDS encoding F0F1 ATP synthase subunit C — protein MSQTLAAVSGSLGSIGYGLAAIGPGVGVGIIFGNGTQALARQPEAAGIIRANQILGFAFCEALALIGLVMPFVYGV, from the coding sequence ATGTCCCAGACCCTTGCCGCTGTCTCTGGCTCCCTCGGCTCCATCGGTTACGGTCTCGCGGCCATCGGCCCGGGCGTCGGCGTCGGCATCATCTTCGGTAACGGCACCCAGGCTCTCGCCCGTCAGCCCGAGGCGGCCGGCATCATCCGCGCCAACCAGATCCTGGGCTTCGCCTTCTGTGAGGCGCTCGCGCTCATCGGTCTGGTCATGCCGTTCGTCTACGGCGTCTGA
- a CDS encoding F0F1 ATP synthase subunit B, whose product MNLTVLAAEEIQSPLIPPLPELVIGLIAFAIVFGFLAKKLLPNINKVLEERREAIEGGIEKAESAKVEAESVLEQYKAQLAEARHEAARLRQEATEQGAAIIAEMRAEGQRQREEIVAAGHAQIETDRKSAASALRQDVGKLATDLAGKLVGESLEDHARQSRTIDRFLDELEEKAEAAR is encoded by the coding sequence GTGAACCTCACGGTTCTCGCGGCTGAGGAAATTCAGAGCCCCCTCATTCCGCCGCTCCCCGAGCTCGTCATCGGCCTGATCGCCTTCGCCATCGTCTTCGGCTTCCTCGCCAAGAAGCTCCTCCCGAACATCAACAAGGTTCTGGAAGAGCGCCGCGAGGCCATCGAGGGCGGCATCGAGAAGGCCGAATCAGCCAAGGTCGAGGCCGAGAGCGTGCTCGAGCAGTACAAGGCTCAGCTCGCCGAGGCCCGTCACGAGGCCGCGCGTCTGCGCCAGGAGGCCACCGAGCAGGGCGCCGCGATCATCGCTGAGATGCGCGCGGAAGGCCAGCGGCAGCGCGAGGAGATCGTCGCCGCCGGTCACGCCCAGATCGAGACCGACCGCAAGTCCGCGGCGTCCGCGCTGCGCCAGGACGTGGGCAAGCTCGCCACCGACCTGGCCGGCAAGCTGGTCGGCGAGTCCCTCGAGGACCACGCCCGCCAGAGCCGCACCATCGACCGCTTCCTCGACGAGCTCGAGGAGAAGGCCGAGGCAGCCCGATGA
- a CDS encoding L-threonylcarbamoyladenylate synthase yields MARRYDCNDATERTTGLREAASAVRRGELVVLPTDTVYGIGADAFSSEAVTDLLAAKGRGRNMPTPVLIGSPNTLHGLVTDFSEQAWELVDAFWPGALTLVARHQPSLQWDLGDTRGTVAIRMPLHPVAIELLTDVGPMAVSSANLTGHPAPEDCDAAQEMLGDSVSVYLDGGPTPGIVPSSIVDVTGKTPVLLREGALSPEELRKVVPDLEVAN; encoded by the coding sequence ATGGCTCGGCGATACGACTGCAACGACGCGACGGAACGCACCACCGGCCTGCGCGAAGCGGCGTCGGCCGTCCGCCGCGGCGAGCTCGTCGTGCTGCCCACCGACACCGTGTACGGCATCGGTGCCGACGCGTTCAGCTCGGAGGCCGTCACCGACCTGCTGGCGGCGAAGGGCCGCGGCCGCAACATGCCCACCCCCGTGCTCATCGGCTCCCCGAACACCCTGCACGGCCTGGTGACCGACTTCTCCGAGCAGGCGTGGGAGCTCGTCGACGCCTTCTGGCCGGGCGCGCTCACCCTGGTCGCGCGGCACCAGCCGTCGCTCCAGTGGGACCTCGGCGACACCCGCGGCACCGTCGCGATCCGGATGCCCCTGCACCCCGTCGCGATCGAGCTGCTGACGGACGTCGGCCCGATGGCCGTCTCGTCGGCGAACCTCACCGGGCACCCCGCACCCGAGGACTGCGACGCCGCGCAGGAGATGCTCGGCGACTCCGTCTCCGTGTACCTCGACGGCGGCCCGACGCCCGGCATCGTGCCGTCGTCGATCGTCGACGTGACGGGCAAGACGCCCGTCCTGCTGCGGGAGGGGGCGCTCTCCCCGGAAGAGCTCCGGAAGGTCGTACCCGACCTCGAGGTGGCCAATTGA
- a CDS encoding F0F1 ATP synthase subunit delta: MHGASREALAAARERLDALTDNTSVDATKLAEELAAVTALLDREVSLRRVLTDPAQAGEAKAELAARLLSGQVGGETVDLVSGMVRSRWSQSRDLVDAIEELAATADLTAAQQAGALDDVEDELFRFGRIVASSTELRAALTDRTATASAKGELLRSLLGGKVNAVTERLVIRLVTAPRGRSLEAGLESLSKLAAARRNRMVAVVTTAVPLSDQQKRRLAAVLSKLYGHDMHLNLDVDPEVLGGITVQIGDEVINGTIADRIAEANRRIAG, encoded by the coding sequence CTGCACGGAGCGAGCCGCGAGGCACTGGCTGCCGCACGCGAGCGTCTCGACGCGCTGACCGACAACACCTCGGTCGACGCGACGAAGCTCGCCGAGGAGCTGGCCGCCGTTACCGCGCTGCTCGACCGCGAGGTGTCGCTGCGTCGGGTCCTGACCGACCCGGCGCAGGCCGGCGAGGCCAAGGCCGAGCTGGCCGCGCGACTGCTGAGCGGTCAGGTGGGCGGCGAGACCGTCGACCTGGTCTCCGGCATGGTCCGTTCCCGCTGGTCGCAGTCGCGCGACCTGGTGGACGCGATCGAGGAGCTGGCGGCCACCGCCGACCTCACCGCGGCCCAGCAGGCCGGTGCGCTCGACGACGTCGAGGACGAGCTGTTCCGGTTCGGCCGGATCGTCGCCTCCAGCACCGAGCTGCGGGCCGCGCTGACCGACCGGACCGCGACCGCCTCCGCCAAGGGCGAGCTGCTGCGCAGCCTGCTCGGCGGCAAGGTCAACGCGGTCACCGAGCGTCTGGTCATCCGTCTGGTGACCGCGCCCCGGGGTCGTAGCCTGGAAGCGGGACTCGAGTCCCTGTCCAAGCTCGCCGCGGCGCGCCGGAACCGGATGGTCGCCGTCGTCACCACGGCGGTGCCGCTGAGTGACCAGCAGAAGCGGCGCCTCGCCGCCGTGCTGTCGAAGCTGTACGGCCACGACATGCACCTGAACCTGGACGTGGACCCCGAGGTCCTCGGCGGGATCACCGTGCAGATCGGCGACGAGGTCATCAACGGCACGATCGCGGACCGGATCGCCGAGGCGAACCGCCGCATCGCCGGCTGA
- the prfA gene encoding peptide chain release factor 1 gives MFEAVEELIGEHADLEKKLADPAVHADQANARKLNKRYAELTPIVATYRSWKQTGDDIGTAREFAADDPDFAAEVKELEKQREELTDKLRLLLVPRDPSDDKDVILEIKAGAGGDESALFAGDLLRMYLRYAERVGWKTEIIDSTESELGGYKDVQVAVKTKGGNGATEPGQGVWARLKYEGGVHRVQRVPSTESQGRIHTSAAGVLVTPEAEEVDVEIHANDLRIDVYRSSGPGGQSVNTTDSAVRITHLPTGVVASCQNEKSQLQNKEQAMRILRSRLLAAAQEAAEQEAADARRSQVRTVDRSEKIRTYNFPENRISDHRVGFKAYNLDQVLDGELDAVIQACVDADSAAKLAAA, from the coding sequence ATGTTCGAGGCGGTCGAGGAACTGATCGGCGAGCACGCCGATCTCGAGAAGAAGCTCGCGGACCCCGCGGTCCACGCGGACCAGGCGAACGCGCGCAAGCTCAACAAGCGGTACGCCGAGCTGACCCCGATCGTCGCCACGTACCGCTCCTGGAAGCAGACCGGGGACGACATCGGGACCGCCCGCGAGTTCGCGGCCGACGACCCCGACTTCGCCGCCGAGGTCAAGGAGCTGGAGAAGCAGCGCGAGGAGCTCACCGACAAGCTCCGGCTGCTGCTCGTGCCCCGCGACCCCAGCGACGACAAGGACGTCATCCTGGAGATCAAGGCCGGTGCGGGCGGGGACGAGTCCGCCCTGTTCGCCGGTGACCTGCTGCGGATGTACCTGCGCTACGCCGAGCGCGTCGGCTGGAAGACCGAGATCATCGACTCCACCGAGTCCGAGCTCGGCGGCTACAAGGACGTCCAGGTCGCGGTGAAGACCAAGGGCGGCAACGGCGCCACGGAGCCCGGGCAGGGCGTCTGGGCGCGGCTGAAGTACGAGGGCGGGGTGCACCGTGTGCAGCGGGTGCCGTCGACCGAGTCCCAGGGCCGGATCCACACCTCCGCCGCCGGTGTCCTCGTGACCCCGGAGGCCGAGGAGGTCGACGTCGAGATCCACGCCAACGATCTGCGCATCGACGTCTACCGCTCCTCGGGACCGGGCGGCCAGTCCGTCAACACGACCGACTCCGCGGTGCGCATCACGCACCTGCCCACCGGAGTCGTCGCCTCCTGCCAGAACGAGAAGAGCCAGCTCCAGAACAAGGAGCAGGCGATGCGTATCCTGCGCTCCAGGCTGCTCGCCGCGGCCCAGGAGGCCGCCGAGCAGGAGGCCGCGGACGCCCGCCGCAGCCAGGTCCGCACGGTCGACCGCTCCGAGAAGATCCGTACGTACAACTTCCCGGAAAACCGCATCTCGGACCACCGCGTCGGCTTCAAGGCGTACAACTTGGACCAGGTGCTCGACGGGGAGCTGGACGCGGTGATCCAGGCCTGCGTCGACGCCGACTCCGCCGCGAAGCTCGCCGCCGCGTAG